One window of the Chitinophaga niabensis genome contains the following:
- a CDS encoding helix-turn-helix domain-containing protein yields MEVVFRNSACEVLHKDKLLLNREQLMDCSAWETVQEDRKPFWDVRFRQFYSDGIHMGYCNVDVHEELHVSTVEQAPMPCIAFLQQGDIVTRPHGERKPQHFTSGEHNIFLNAYTTEATVYKQQQDLQVFVLSFLPERFLALAENTSPVMEALAEYIAGKKPSFQKDCQNLPLTPKMHMLIESMKECGYRGGLRKLFLQSKALELLALQCAQLEERENQPVRSAKLFPEDIRKVHLAREILLQDLQSPPSMSVLARQSGLNTFKLKAGFKHVFGNTVFGYLKDHRLEQARNMIREGDRTVTAVAYETGYSTLQHFSNEFKKKYGLSPKEVKKG; encoded by the coding sequence ATGGAAGTAGTGTTCAGGAACAGTGCCTGCGAGGTATTGCATAAAGACAAATTATTACTAAACAGGGAGCAATTAATGGATTGCTCCGCCTGGGAAACTGTTCAGGAAGATCGAAAGCCTTTCTGGGACGTGCGTTTCCGCCAGTTTTATTCAGATGGTATCCATATGGGTTATTGTAATGTTGATGTACATGAGGAGCTGCATGTGTCTACTGTTGAGCAGGCACCTATGCCCTGCATTGCTTTTTTGCAGCAGGGGGATATTGTGACCAGGCCGCATGGAGAACGTAAACCGCAACACTTTACTTCAGGCGAGCATAATATTTTCCTGAATGCCTATACAACGGAAGCAACGGTGTATAAACAGCAGCAGGACCTGCAGGTGTTTGTGCTCAGCTTTCTGCCGGAGCGGTTCCTGGCGCTGGCAGAGAATACCAGCCCGGTAATGGAAGCACTGGCGGAGTATATTGCAGGTAAAAAGCCCTCTTTCCAAAAGGATTGTCAAAATCTTCCTTTAACGCCAAAGATGCATATGCTGATAGAAAGCATGAAGGAATGTGGTTACCGGGGCGGATTGCGTAAGCTTTTTCTGCAATCGAAAGCGCTGGAGCTGCTGGCATTGCAATGTGCGCAGCTGGAAGAAAGGGAAAACCAGCCGGTGCGCAGCGCAAAATTATTCCCGGAAGATATAAGGAAGGTGCACCTGGCCCGGGAGATCCTGCTGCAGGATCTGCAGAGCCCGCCCTCCATGTCAGTACTGGCCCGGCAATCAGGCCTGAATACTTTTAAGCTGAAAGCCGGTTTTAAACATGTTTTTGGGAATACCGTTTTCGGGTATTTAAAGGATCACCGGCTGGAGCAGGCGAGGAATATGATCCGGGAAGGGGATAGGACCGTAACGGCGGTAGCTTATGAAACGGGGTATAGTACCCTGCAGCACTTTAGTAATGAGTTTAAGAAGAAATACGGGTTGAGTCCCAAAGAGGTGAAAAAAGGGTAA
- a CDS encoding helix-turn-helix transcriptional regulator, which produces MIVSVYDAKGRAGKVNQGTTATVIDQTQVIERRNKIKFPFGDAEMVQLSFAGIFVKYGDIALREQINLHMDMEDEPPVVELHFTLSGYGFLQNDRSGDRYDFVENFCNMHYLPQFTGAGEYAKNTRYRFFEVHFTTDAFLALAQNSSPLLMDLANRISTNSKIDINKENMPITMAMHQCIQDIMYCRFSGGLKMMYLQSKCVELLALQAQAYESLTGKTPFSSSITSDDIERIRYAQSYLIQHSLQPPSLMELSRIAGINEFKLKKGFKEVFNNTVFGYLADHKLSEAREMLLYRQMPIKEVADQLGYSSVQHFSKAFKKKFGVAPGQAKG; this is translated from the coding sequence ATGATCGTAAGTGTTTATGATGCTAAAGGGCGTGCAGGGAAAGTTAACCAGGGAACAACGGCAACAGTGATCGATCAGACGCAGGTTATAGAGAGAAGGAATAAGATCAAGTTCCCTTTTGGCGATGCGGAAATGGTACAATTATCCTTTGCTGGTATTTTTGTAAAGTATGGTGATATTGCGCTACGTGAGCAGATCAACCTGCATATGGACATGGAAGATGAACCTCCTGTAGTAGAGTTACATTTCACCTTATCCGGTTATGGCTTCCTGCAGAACGACAGAAGCGGCGACAGGTACGATTTTGTAGAGAACTTTTGCAATATGCATTACCTGCCGCAGTTCACCGGTGCCGGGGAGTATGCAAAGAATACACGATACCGTTTCTTTGAAGTACACTTCACCACCGATGCTTTTCTTGCACTGGCACAGAACAGCTCCCCGCTACTGATGGACCTGGCTAACAGGATCTCCACTAACAGTAAAATAGATATCAACAAGGAGAACATGCCTATTACAATGGCTATGCATCAGTGTATCCAGGATATTATGTATTGCCGGTTCAGTGGCGGCTTGAAAATGATGTACCTGCAATCCAAATGTGTTGAACTGCTGGCATTGCAGGCGCAGGCATATGAAAGTCTTACCGGTAAAACACCTTTCTCTTCCAGTATAACGTCGGACGATATTGAACGGATCCGTTATGCACAATCCTATTTAATTCAGCATTCACTACAACCTCCTTCTCTCATGGAACTCTCCCGCATTGCAGGGATCAATGAGTTCAAACTGAAGAAAGGGTTCAAAGAAGTTTTTAATAATACTGTGTTCGGGTACCTGGCAGATCATAAACTGAGTGAGGCCAGGGAAATGTTGTTATACCGGCAGATGCCCATCAAAGAAGTGGCGGATCAATTGGGATATTCTTCTGTGCAGCATTTCAGCAAAGCTTTTAAAAAGAAGTTCGGCGTTGCGCCCGGGCAGGCGAAGGGTTGA
- a CDS encoding lysophospholipid acyltransferase family protein, whose protein sequence is MLYFLFHTILRYRFAVVMQNLARSFPERSYEEINHIAGRFYRYFSHMFLEWLQMILLSEKQMKKRVQVNNAALLEHYHAQQRNIIIMLGHYGNWEYANILPSYVSFDVHAVFKPLSNRLFDRIMRKLRSRFGLKLLSMDKVVRYMHANRERPGAYIFVSDQSPSQENRFTMDFLHQPTNVITGAERIAKKLDAVVVYAVINKRDASSHWEISFSLITDQAAATKEHAITKTFSEFLEQDIRRSPEYWLWSHRRWKNNRS, encoded by the coding sequence ATGCTTTATTTTCTTTTTCATACCATATTGCGCTACCGGTTCGCAGTAGTGATGCAAAACCTGGCCCGCTCCTTCCCGGAAAGATCATACGAAGAGATCAATCACATCGCCGGCCGGTTCTACCGGTATTTCAGTCACATGTTCCTGGAATGGCTGCAAATGATCCTGCTCTCTGAAAAACAGATGAAGAAACGGGTGCAGGTGAATAATGCCGCTTTGCTGGAGCATTATCATGCACAGCAACGGAACATCATCATCATGTTAGGGCATTATGGCAACTGGGAATACGCCAACATCCTCCCTTCTTATGTTTCATTTGATGTGCACGCCGTATTCAAACCTTTATCCAACAGGCTGTTCGACAGGATCATGCGCAAGCTCCGCTCCCGCTTTGGTTTAAAATTACTCTCCATGGACAAAGTGGTACGGTACATGCATGCCAACAGGGAACGGCCGGGTGCTTACATCTTTGTATCAGATCAATCGCCTTCGCAGGAAAACCGCTTCACTATGGATTTCCTTCATCAGCCTACCAATGTTATTACCGGTGCAGAACGGATCGCTAAAAAACTGGATGCCGTGGTGGTGTATGCCGTGATTAATAAAAGAGATGCCTCTTCTCATTGGGAGATCTCCTTTTCATTGATCACAGACCAGGCTGCTGCAACAAAAGAACATGCCATCACTAAAACATTCTCGGAATTCCTGGAACAAGATATCCGCAGATCACCTGAATACTGGCTGTGGAGCCACCGCCGCTGGAAAAATAACAGATCATGA
- a CDS encoding SusC/RagA family TonB-linked outer membrane protein, with translation MKQFYVFLLFISSYSWAQQAPTVSGTVTDAVSKQPLSGVSIFIKGSNTEIVSDADGKYKIPGTAKEYVLFVSLVGYQSRDVKINAANAQISLQPGNRTIDEIVVVGYGTQKRKTLTSAISSINAAEVKDIPVAGFNEQLQGKASGVQINSNTGIPGDGAFVRVRGTTSINASNDPLYIVDGVFINNTSLQTVNSGGRATSPIADINPDDIQNIEILKDASATAIYGARGANGVVIISTKRGNFNSKPTVSVNYSTGWAKAAELWDLTTGPEHATLINEFYANSLADATSAADKTKYALPPFRPVSQGGRGLPQEQKTYDRLHKLFRTARISNYNLSLSGGGANTKYFIGASYTDQEAIVKPLGFNRGSFRLNVDHKLNSKVQVGVSNGLTRSYRNQGRTGDGPAGGMLQSALHTPTYLPEVNADGTPARWAGFDNLQVLIDNYNVNTTSLRYIGNLYVDAELLPGLKFRSSWSLDYNNYDESEYWNDQMQLGAAPTNGLATSNITQNSTWINEQTLSYRTTFGRKHDFGILIGNTIQSNITKSTFAQGSGFPGNAFTLISAAATRTASQTWTKYNLTSFFSRIDYSYADKYFLEFTIRADGSSRFGENRKFGYFPAIGAGWRLKEEPFLKGLDAISDLKLRVSAGLTGNQNGINNFAAQGNWTGGAGYPDNSSGDKPGTAPQQLANPDLQWEKTRQLNAGIDLGLLKDRLGIEFNVYSKYTTDNLLQLPVSAITGYTSYYANAGEISNKGFELSINSVNVKSRHFRWSSSFNISRNVNRVEKLPIPINQYSRDWVRIQEGYSLYSFWLYKQLYVDPQTGNAVFEDVVKDGSINVADRQILGNAAPEFFGGLNNTLSWKGFDLGVLISYQYGNDIFNLNRFFGEGGGTRDANRVLFANQLRRWQKPGDITDVPRLTAFGNNYTLEQNSRFLEDGSFLKLRTLTLGYKLPKIPKLQSVRVYFTASNLFTLTNYSGPDPELNVSSNQNILGLDIGTPPQPRSFQFGLNVTL, from the coding sequence ATGAAACAGTTTTATGTTTTTCTCCTGTTTATCAGCTCGTACAGTTGGGCCCAGCAAGCCCCAACAGTGAGCGGCACTGTTACAGATGCCGTTAGCAAACAACCCCTGTCGGGCGTCAGCATCTTTATAAAAGGATCTAACACAGAGATCGTGTCTGATGCAGATGGTAAATATAAGATCCCCGGCACTGCAAAAGAATATGTGCTGTTTGTAAGCCTTGTGGGTTATCAAAGCCGGGATGTGAAGATAAATGCAGCCAATGCACAGATCTCCCTGCAGCCGGGCAATCGCACGATCGATGAAATTGTGGTGGTGGGATATGGCACCCAAAAAAGAAAGACATTAACCAGCGCCATCTCTTCCATCAATGCTGCGGAAGTGAAAGATATTCCGGTAGCCGGTTTCAATGAACAACTGCAGGGAAAAGCTTCCGGCGTACAGATCAATTCCAATACAGGTATCCCCGGCGATGGTGCTTTTGTACGTGTGCGCGGCACTACTTCCATTAATGCCAGCAATGATCCCTTATACATCGTAGATGGTGTGTTCATCAACAACACCAGTCTGCAAACCGTCAACAGCGGCGGCCGTGCCACCTCCCCCATTGCAGACATCAACCCGGATGATATCCAGAATATAGAGATACTAAAAGATGCCAGCGCTACTGCTATCTATGGTGCCCGTGGTGCAAACGGCGTAGTGATCATTTCCACCAAACGCGGCAACTTCAATTCTAAACCAACTGTTAGCGTCAACTATTCAACCGGCTGGGCAAAGGCTGCTGAGTTATGGGATCTCACCACAGGCCCTGAGCACGCCACACTTATCAATGAATTTTACGCCAATTCGCTGGCAGATGCTACCAGCGCTGCAGATAAAACAAAATATGCACTTCCTCCTTTCCGCCCTGTCAGCCAGGGAGGCAGAGGTTTACCGCAAGAGCAGAAAACATACGACCGCCTCCATAAATTATTCCGCACAGCAAGGATCAGCAACTATAATCTTTCTCTCAGCGGTGGTGGTGCCAATACAAAATATTTCATCGGCGCCAGTTATACAGACCAGGAAGCGATTGTAAAACCACTGGGCTTTAACCGTGGAAGCTTTCGCCTGAATGTGGACCATAAGCTCAATAGCAAAGTACAGGTAGGTGTTAGCAATGGCCTCACCCGTTCTTACAGGAACCAGGGCAGAACAGGTGATGGCCCTGCAGGTGGTATGCTGCAATCAGCGCTCCATACGCCCACTTATCTGCCGGAAGTAAATGCAGATGGCACGCCTGCACGCTGGGCCGGGTTCGACAATCTGCAGGTATTGATAGACAACTATAACGTGAACACCACCAGCCTTCGCTACATTGGAAATCTTTATGTGGATGCGGAACTGCTGCCCGGTTTAAAATTCCGCAGCAGCTGGAGCCTGGACTATAACAACTATGATGAATCAGAATACTGGAACGACCAGATGCAACTAGGTGCCGCACCAACCAATGGTCTCGCCACTTCCAACATCACACAGAACAGTACCTGGATCAATGAGCAAACACTTTCCTACCGTACAACGTTTGGCCGTAAACATGATTTTGGCATACTGATAGGAAATACCATCCAAAGCAATATCACCAAAAGCACCTTTGCGCAAGGCTCCGGTTTCCCGGGTAATGCCTTCACACTCATCTCTGCTGCAGCCACCAGAACTGCCTCTCAAACCTGGACGAAGTACAATCTCACCTCCTTTTTTTCAAGGATCGATTACAGCTATGCTGATAAATACTTCCTGGAATTCACTATCCGTGCAGATGGCTCCTCCCGTTTCGGAGAGAACAGGAAGTTTGGTTACTTCCCTGCTATCGGGGCAGGATGGCGCCTGAAAGAAGAACCTTTCCTGAAAGGACTGGATGCTATCAGCGACCTGAAGTTAAGGGTCAGCGCAGGGCTTACCGGTAACCAGAATGGTATTAATAATTTTGCAGCACAGGGAAACTGGACCGGTGGAGCCGGCTATCCTGATAACAGCAGCGGAGATAAACCCGGCACCGCACCACAACAACTGGCCAACCCCGACCTGCAATGGGAGAAAACAAGGCAGCTCAATGCCGGTATCGACCTTGGCCTCTTAAAAGACCGCCTGGGTATCGAATTCAATGTCTATTCAAAATACACAACAGATAACCTGCTACAGTTACCCGTTTCTGCGATCACCGGTTATACTTCTTATTATGCTAACGCAGGTGAGATCAGTAACAAGGGCTTTGAACTGTCCATTAATTCCGTGAATGTAAAGTCGCGCCACTTCCGTTGGAGCAGCAGTTTCAATATTTCACGGAATGTGAACAGGGTAGAAAAACTGCCTATCCCCATAAATCAATACAGCAGGGATTGGGTACGTATCCAGGAAGGATATTCACTTTATTCCTTCTGGTTATACAAACAGTTGTATGTAGATCCGCAAACGGGGAATGCCGTGTTTGAAGATGTGGTGAAAGATGGCAGCATCAATGTGGCAGACCGCCAGATCCTGGGCAATGCCGCACCTGAATTCTTTGGCGGGTTGAATAACACGCTCTCCTGGAAAGGTTTTGACCTCGGCGTACTGATCAGTTACCAATATGGAAACGACATCTTCAACCTCAACCGTTTCTTCGGAGAAGGCGGAGGAACACGTGATGCCAACCGTGTGCTCTTTGCCAACCAGCTCAGGAGATGGCAGAAACCAGGCGATATAACAGATGTGCCACGCCTCACGGCTTTCGGCAATAACTATACGCTGGAGCAGAACAGCCGCTTCCTCGAAGATGGTTCATTCCTGAAACTGCGTACACTCACACTTGGCTACAAACTGCCAAAGATTCCCAAACTGCAAAGCGTACGGGTTTATTTCACCGCCAGCAACCTGTTCACATTAACCAATTATTCGGGGCCAGATCCTGAACTGAATGTGAGCAGTAATCAGAATATCCTGGGCCTTGATATTGGTACACCGCCACAGCCCCGCTCCTTTCAATTTGGCCTTAACGTAACACTGTAA
- a CDS encoding PLP-dependent aminotransferase family protein — protein MLNLRVNYPSIPREMDVFLEYCSNINPSLASKLLHVPYQSLDAAGEAVVFNWLRATPEHSDLISLPSGNNALYCVLSFFRSITEHIAIEPTTFPGFKMGAASMNYQFHIIATDEEGMLPEALAEHLKTGKSKLIYLQPTIHNPTCSVMSLERRQAIAEVVRAYEDVYILEDDAYRFLHPDPPPSFLTIFPERTMHVHSMSKPFNPMLRAAYLAAPKGLLKGIENLVQLTSSGTSQLFTDFSIYLMKGELLKGIIRDKQQAAQALQEKIRRIFNGLTYKTFPSSYHIWLKADPAIAEQWKDKNIDIPPGAGFSVTDHTDHIRVALGMSWDQEELLPGLQAIADSLK, from the coding sequence ATGCTTAATTTACGTGTAAACTATCCTTCCATTCCCCGCGAAATGGATGTATTTTTGGAATACTGCAGTAACATTAACCCTTCACTTGCCAGCAAATTGCTGCACGTACCTTATCAATCCCTGGATGCGGCCGGCGAAGCGGTTGTGTTTAACTGGTTACGCGCGACACCGGAACACTCAGACCTTATTTCCCTGCCCAGTGGTAACAATGCACTTTACTGTGTACTTTCTTTCTTCAGAAGCATCACAGAACATATTGCCATAGAACCCACTACTTTCCCCGGCTTTAAAATGGGCGCGGCCAGTATGAATTACCAGTTCCATATCATAGCCACTGATGAAGAAGGTATGCTGCCGGAAGCATTGGCAGAACATCTTAAAACCGGTAAGAGTAAACTCATCTACCTGCAACCCACTATCCACAATCCCACCTGCAGCGTAATGTCTTTAGAAAGGCGGCAGGCCATTGCGGAGGTTGTACGGGCTTATGAAGATGTATATATCCTCGAAGATGATGCTTACCGTTTCCTGCATCCTGATCCTCCGCCTTCTTTCCTCACTATCTTCCCGGAGCGTACCATGCATGTGCATAGTATGTCCAAACCCTTTAACCCCATGCTGCGTGCTGCTTATCTTGCAGCACCGAAAGGACTGCTCAAAGGCATCGAAAACCTTGTACAACTTACTTCCAGCGGTACCTCCCAGCTTTTTACCGATTTCAGTATTTACCTGATGAAAGGAGAACTGCTGAAGGGGATCATCCGTGATAAACAACAAGCCGCACAGGCCTTGCAGGAAAAGATCAGGCGTATCTTTAACGGCCTCACCTACAAAACATTCCCCAGCTCCTATCATATCTGGCTGAAAGCAGATCCTGCTATAGCGGAGCAATGGAAGGATAAGAATATTGACATTCCCCCCGGAGCAGGATTCTCCGTTACAGACCATACAGATCATATCAGGGTTGCCCTGGGAATGTCCTGGGACCAGGAGGAACTGTTACCTGGTTTACAGGCCATTGCAGACTCCCTGAAATAG